A stretch of Porites lutea chromosome 5, jaPorLute2.1, whole genome shotgun sequence DNA encodes these proteins:
- the LOC140936934 gene encoding ankyrin repeat domain-containing protein 45-like isoform X2 has product MVKELLEIASKGDVERLRELFEDPESLYSTDPSQALNKRDAEGKSALDIAAMLGRKEMVRELLERGADINSQTKRGYTALHRAATWGHPDCLKVLITNGADLQICNVHGERAREAAARYQKDSCVDYLDRAEAQQALLSVITSMKDTISDPEKHMGRFTREDKLSGNRFCDEKNDWLESHKENATVEEINKQKRELEELLKPILSKLDDSGAIVSKATGHSRR; this is encoded by the exons ATGGTGAAAGAATTGTTGGAAATTGCATCGAAGGGTGATGTTGAAAGGTTAAGGGAACTATTTGAAGATCCAGAAAGTTTGTATTCCACGGATCCATCGCAGGCGTTGAACAAAAGAGATGCAGAAGGTAAATCCGCGCTGGATATTGCTGCCATGTTGGGTCGGAAAGAAATGGTTCGAGAGCTTCTAGAACGTGGAGCAGACATTAATAGCCAAACCAAGAGAG GTTACACAGCTTTGCATAGAGCAGCAACGTGGGGGCATCCAGACTGTCTGAAAGTGTTAATAACAAATGGTGCAGATTTGCAGATCTGTAATGTACATGGTGAGAGAGCAAGAGAGGCAGCTGCGAGGTATCAAAAAGACAGCTGTGTTGATTATCTGGACCGTGCAG AAGCACAGCAAGCCCTGTTATCTGTCATAACCTCCATGAAGGACACCATATCTGATCCAGAGAAGCATATGGGCCGATTTACTCGAGAGGACAAG TTGAGTGGAAATAGATTCTGTGATGAAAAGAATGACTGGTTGGAATCGCATAAAGAGAATGCCACAGTTGAAGAgatcaacaaacaaaaacgtGAACTTGAGGAGCTGTTAAAACCTATTTTGAGCAAACTAGATGATTCAG GTGCAATTGTATCCAAGGCAACTGGCCATTCTCGGCGTTAA
- the LOC140936934 gene encoding ankyrin repeat domain-containing protein 45-like isoform X1: MVKELLEIASKGDVERLRELFEDPESLYSTDPSQALNKRDAEGKSALDIAAMLGRKEMVRELLERGADINSQTKRGYTALHRAATWGHPDCLKVLITNGADLQICNVHGERAREAAARYQKDSCVDYLDRAEAQQALLSVITSMKDTISDPEKHMGRFTREDKLSGNRFCDEKNDWLESHKENATVEEINKQKRELEELLKPILSKLDDSDEDFFGKEPKTGKR; the protein is encoded by the exons ATGGTGAAAGAATTGTTGGAAATTGCATCGAAGGGTGATGTTGAAAGGTTAAGGGAACTATTTGAAGATCCAGAAAGTTTGTATTCCACGGATCCATCGCAGGCGTTGAACAAAAGAGATGCAGAAGGTAAATCCGCGCTGGATATTGCTGCCATGTTGGGTCGGAAAGAAATGGTTCGAGAGCTTCTAGAACGTGGAGCAGACATTAATAGCCAAACCAAGAGAG GTTACACAGCTTTGCATAGAGCAGCAACGTGGGGGCATCCAGACTGTCTGAAAGTGTTAATAACAAATGGTGCAGATTTGCAGATCTGTAATGTACATGGTGAGAGAGCAAGAGAGGCAGCTGCGAGGTATCAAAAAGACAGCTGTGTTGATTATCTGGACCGTGCAG AAGCACAGCAAGCCCTGTTATCTGTCATAACCTCCATGAAGGACACCATATCTGATCCAGAGAAGCATATGGGCCGATTTACTCGAGAGGACAAG TTGAGTGGAAATAGATTCTGTGATGAAAAGAATGACTGGTTGGAATCGCATAAAGAGAATGCCACAGTTGAAGAgatcaacaaacaaaaacgtGAACTTGAGGAGCTGTTAAAACCTATTTTGAGCAAACTAGATGATTCAG atgAGGATTTTTTCGGCAAGGAACCCAAGACTGGAAAAAGATGA